Proteins encoded by one window of Acetivibrio thermocellus ATCC 27405:
- a CDS encoding PoNi-like cognate immunity protein: MRDPLCDESYLLKTIESNRKFISKRKEKIIGLKADIENGIQRYPRDNQSIIYITFSQMFMYGMNMLLAKYSLGNHPDTMIDDYLDNITYLENCGEEEAGYINLLWMVGLGILLEMDKEVLKRLARVIERQRIEDALMDFLLKACDIGWNHSTTKYEKKNPYEKTVEIIKIALHDKDKEAASKRLEKYMEKEWFKGHYDFGWRNAHKEPGYYGFWSFDTAALAKILGLDDSALKDNNHYPYDLAHYKNGMTFDLSWYSEPREEEVREETVVYGIPGNPLLERIIPGRFHSFVNEIINDYKTLPDEEFWKKYNLKEIWFDVEEYKEDNKDKNLLGTIIVFMLVDKDYILQLDYKEELIDYIENIHNYWPKEEVKLISFELDNDQQYYAYVPKDAEAGSLYEVKVTEVEKIEEV; the protein is encoded by the coding sequence ATGAGAGATCCGTTGTGTGATGAAAGTTATTTGTTGAAAACAATAGAGTCTAACCGAAAGTTCATTTCTAAAAGGAAAGAAAAGATTATTGGATTAAAAGCTGATATAGAGAATGGTATACAAAGATATCCAAGAGATAACCAAAGTATAATTTATATTACGTTTTCTCAAATGTTTATGTATGGCATGAATATGCTTTTAGCAAAATATTCCTTGGGCAATCACCCTGATACAATGATAGATGACTATTTAGACAACATAACATATTTAGAGAATTGCGGTGAAGAAGAGGCCGGCTACATTAACCTTTTATGGATGGTTGGACTGGGTATCCTTTTGGAAATGGATAAAGAAGTGTTAAAAAGACTGGCAAGAGTTATAGAAAGGCAAAGAATAGAAGACGCACTTATGGATTTTTTATTGAAAGCTTGTGATATAGGTTGGAACCACAGTACAACGAAATATGAAAAAAAGAACCCGTATGAAAAGACAGTAGAGATTATAAAAATAGCATTACACGACAAAGACAAGGAAGCGGCATCTAAAAGGCTTGAAAAATATATGGAAAAAGAATGGTTCAAGGGACATTACGACTTTGGGTGGAGGAATGCCCATAAGGAACCTGGCTATTATGGTTTTTGGAGTTTTGATACAGCGGCACTGGCCAAGATACTGGGGCTGGACGACAGTGCGTTAAAAGACAACAACCATTATCCTTATGATTTGGCACACTATAAGAATGGAATGACCTTTGATTTAAGTTGGTATAGTGAACCAAGGGAAGAGGAAGTCCGGGAAGAAACGGTGGTATATGGTATACCGGGTAATCCTTTGTTGGAGAGGATAATACCTGGGAGATTCCACAGTTTTGTAAATGAGATAATAAATGATTATAAAACACTGCCGGACGAAGAGTTTTGGAAGAAGTATAATTTGAAAGAAATATGGTTTGATGTAGAGGAGTATAAGGAGGATAATAAAGATAAGAATTTGTTGGGTACGATTATAGTGTTCATGCTTGTGGACAAAGATTATATTTTGCAGTTGGATTATAAAGAAGAGTTAATAGACTATATAGAGAATATACATAATTACTGGCCCAAGGAAGAAGTTAAGCTTATAAGCTTTGAATTAGACAATGACCAACAGTACTATGCGTATGTACCGAAGGATGCGGAGGCTGGTTCGTTGTATGAGGTAAAAGTGACAGAAGTGGAGAAAATAGAGGAGGTTTAG
- a CDS encoding polymorphic toxin-type HINT domain-containing protein: MATLTLYAGKINQMPGLINEVKKSVVDYKSELSALKRKTLNINRSVCNLDEVISSIQASSQTQDRKIDSLEKFCSESEKFISEVVRIDEEVAELINKRKENFYKEYYYLKPESEKSGWEKIKDGLKSVAEWCKENWKSIAKIVVAAVVIAGLGIAAALTGGILGVVLAGAFWGALAGGLIGGAVGGIAAAINGGSFLEGFADGALSGAISGAVTGAACAGLGALGALAGKSIQCMSTVGKAINVTSKVTAALSFGMDGFDMLAMGVSLFDPSNALVEFNRKLHSNAFYNGFQIAVNALAVFTAGAASTMKCFVAGTMILTVAGLVAIENIKAGDKVIATNPETFEVAEKTVLETYVRDTTELLHLAINGEVIKTTFEHPFYVKDVGFVEAGKLQVGDKLVDSKGNLLVVEEKKLEITDEPVKVYNFKVDDFHTYHVGKKGILVHNADYNPKMGFDDLDLEKATNKQKGNYGEYLADDNLINNPKLKEAGYDLERIGGKVPTSPDDKITKGIDGIYINKNPNSNIKYVIDEAKFGKAGLSAKTRDGKQMSDSWLMGSRSRDNRILKALNNNEELADDILEALANNQVERILSKVDINGEVTTYRLDSEGNIIGLWP, translated from the coding sequence ATGGCAACTCTAACGTTATATGCCGGGAAAATCAACCAAATGCCCGGATTGATAAATGAAGTCAAGAAATCTGTGGTGGATTACAAGTCGGAGTTATCAGCATTAAAAAGGAAAACGCTCAATATCAACAGAAGTGTATGCAATTTGGATGAAGTAATAAGTTCCATACAGGCATCTTCCCAGACTCAGGATAGAAAAATTGATTCACTTGAGAAATTCTGCAGTGAAAGCGAGAAGTTTATATCGGAAGTAGTACGTATCGATGAAGAAGTTGCTGAGCTTATCAATAAACGGAAAGAAAATTTTTACAAAGAATATTATTATTTAAAACCGGAAAGCGAGAAAAGCGGCTGGGAAAAAATCAAGGACGGCTTAAAGTCGGTTGCGGAGTGGTGTAAAGAGAATTGGAAATCCATTGCTAAAATAGTAGTTGCGGCGGTAGTTATTGCAGGATTGGGGATAGCGGCGGCTTTGACAGGCGGGATATTGGGAGTCGTACTGGCAGGAGCATTCTGGGGAGCATTGGCCGGAGGATTGATAGGGGGAGCGGTTGGAGGAATAGCCGCTGCGATAAATGGAGGATCGTTTCTGGAAGGATTTGCGGACGGGGCATTAAGCGGAGCAATTTCCGGGGCTGTGACAGGAGCGGCATGTGCCGGGCTTGGTGCTTTGGGAGCTCTAGCAGGGAAAAGTATCCAATGTATGAGCACAGTGGGAAAAGCGATAAATGTTACATCAAAGGTTACGGCAGCACTCTCGTTTGGTATGGATGGATTTGACATGCTGGCAATGGGAGTATCATTGTTTGATCCATCCAATGCATTGGTTGAATTTAACCGGAAGCTGCATTCCAATGCATTTTATAACGGATTCCAGATTGCTGTAAACGCGCTGGCTGTTTTCACTGCCGGGGCGGCATCTACAATGAAGTGCTTTGTTGCAGGTACAATGATATTGACTGTGGCAGGCTTGGTTGCGATAGAGAATATCAAGGCAGGGGACAAGGTAATTGCGACGAATCCGGAGACTTTTGAAGTAGCGGAAAAGACAGTGCTTGAGACATATGTGAGAGATACGACGGAGCTTTTGCATTTGGCAATCAATGGAGAGGTAATCAAGACAACCTTTGAGCATCCGTTTTATGTAAAAGATGTGGGTTTTGTTGAAGCGGGAAAACTGCAAGTAGGAGATAAGTTGGTTGATTCAAAAGGCAATCTTTTGGTGGTGGAAGAGAAAAAGCTTGAGATAACAGATGAACCTGTTAAGGTTTATAACTTCAAAGTGGATGATTTTCATACTTATCATGTTGGGAAAAAAGGGATATTGGTACATAATGCAGACTATAACCCCAAAATGGGATTTGATGATTTGGACCTTGAGAAAGCTACGAACAAACAAAAAGGCAATTATGGAGAGTATCTGGCAGATGATAATCTTATTAATAATCCAAAATTGAAAGAAGCAGGGTATGATTTGGAGCGGATAGGAGGTAAGGTTCCGACTTCACCGGATGATAAAATTACAAAAGGGATAGACGGTATATATATAAACAAGAATCCTAATTCAAATATTAAATATGTGATTGATGAAGCAAAATTTGGAAAAGCGGGACTGAGTGCAAAGACAAGAGATGGAAAACAAATGTCAGATTCTTGGTTAATGGGTTCTCGCTCAAGAGATAACAGAATTTTAAAAGCATTGAATAATAATGAAGAGTTAGCAGATGATATATTGGAGGCATTGGCAAATAATCAAGTAGAAAGAATATTGTCAAAAGTAGATATAAATGGAGAAGTAACAACATACAGGCTGGATAGTGAGGGTAATATAATTGGACTTTGGCCGTAA
- a CDS encoding bifunctional DNA primase/polymerase, whose protein sequence is MTMMDAALKYAEANIPVIPLHWICEDGSCSCKEGSNCDSKGKHPLYTGWYKNSTAYVEQIRKWWTKTPNANIGIPTGEKSDWLVLDVDDGGDETISALEATHGKLPDTVTAVTGSGGWHYVFKYPKGRSIPNKTKFASGLDTRSTGGLIVVAPSIHVSGNQYQWLEGHSPFDRTPAEAPAWLLKLMEREEVLLTPFEGSSIIAEIKEGSRNSTLTSLAGSMRARGMTEEGIYTALLAENNARCNPPLDEAEIKKIYSLGFQRVSSL, encoded by the coding sequence GTGACAATGATGGACGCAGCATTAAAATACGCAGAAGCAAATATCCCAGTCATACCATTGCATTGGATTTGTGAGGATGGCTCCTGCTCCTGCAAGGAAGGGAGTAATTGTGACAGCAAAGGAAAGCATCCGTTATATACCGGCTGGTACAAGAATTCCACTGCTTATGTTGAGCAAATAAGGAAATGGTGGACGAAAACCCCCAATGCCAATATAGGCATTCCTACAGGCGAGAAGTCTGACTGGCTGGTACTTGATGTGGATGATGGCGGTGATGAAACCATATCTGCACTTGAAGCAACACATGGAAAACTCCCGGATACGGTTACTGCTGTTACAGGAAGTGGAGGTTGGCACTATGTCTTTAAATACCCTAAAGGCCGGAGTATCCCAAATAAGACCAAGTTTGCATCGGGTCTTGATACGCGTTCAACAGGTGGACTGATTGTCGTGGCTCCAAGCATTCATGTAAGCGGTAATCAGTACCAATGGTTAGAAGGACATTCTCCCTTTGACAGAACCCCGGCAGAAGCTCCAGCATGGTTATTAAAGCTCATGGAAAGGGAGGAAGTATTGCTTACACCCTTTGAAGGTAGCAGTATTATAGCAGAGATTAAGGAAGGCAGCCGCAATAGCACCCTGACGAGCCTTGCCGGGAGTATGAGAGCAAGAGGAATGACGGAGGAAGGCATCTATACGGCATTACTTGCAGAAAACAACGCAAGGTGCAATCCTCCGCTTGATGAAGCGGAAATTAAGAAAATATATAGTTTAGGTTTTCAAAGAGTTAGTAGCTTGTAA
- a CDS encoding IS110 family transposase, whose translation MYNKRNICFVGVDMHKEKHCAVVIDCWMEKIGEVNFENKPSKFPAFVEEIRKICGTKDFVFGLEDTRGFGRNLASYLTGRKFEVKHVNPVYTSAIRLSNPIIYKDDSYDAYCVARVLRDMVDTLQDAKHEDIYWAIRQLVKRREIIVKYNVMNKNQLHSQLSYGYPSYKKFFSQIDGKSALCFWENYPSPEHIWCTTPEQIYETIKAVHQAFKIERVHAIIDMIKKDGNTQKGYQEERDTIVRNIVKDIKNNQELLKDIEKQLRKLLPQTGYKLQTMPGIDLITEAKIVSEIGDINRFPNSDKLARFMGLAPVHFSSAGKGKEERCRNGNRELNAIFHFLAIQMVAVSPSGKPRHPVFREYFEQKVKEGKNKPQALICISRTLVRLIYGMMKTKTEYRPYEKKEEEGNN comes from the coding sequence ATTTATAATAAAAGAAATATATGCTTTGTAGGGGTAGATATGCACAAGGAAAAGCATTGTGCAGTTGTGATTGATTGCTGGATGGAAAAAATCGGAGAAGTCAACTTTGAAAACAAACCATCCAAGTTTCCAGCATTTGTTGAGGAGATTAGGAAAATATGCGGTACAAAGGACTTTGTATTTGGGCTTGAGGATACCAGAGGTTTTGGCCGTAATCTGGCTTCATATCTTACAGGAAGAAAGTTTGAAGTCAAACATGTGAATCCAGTATATACCAGTGCAATAAGACTTTCAAATCCTATTATATACAAGGATGATTCTTATGATGCCTATTGTGTTGCAAGGGTATTAAGGGATATGGTGGATACATTACAGGATGCAAAACATGAGGATATATATTGGGCAATCAGACAGTTGGTAAAAAGAAGAGAAATAATAGTCAAATATAATGTTATGAACAAAAATCAATTACATAGTCAGTTGTCTTATGGTTACCCATCCTATAAGAAGTTCTTTTCACAAATTGATGGAAAAAGTGCATTGTGTTTCTGGGAGAACTATCCTTCACCAGAGCATATTTGGTGTACTACACCAGAACAAATTTATGAAACAATAAAAGCAGTACATCAGGCATTCAAGATAGAGCGTGTTCATGCAATTATTGATATGATTAAAAAGGATGGAAATACACAGAAGGGGTATCAGGAAGAAAGAGATACAATAGTAAGAAACATCGTAAAAGATATTAAGAACAATCAAGAGCTATTAAAAGACATAGAAAAGCAGTTAAGAAAATTATTGCCACAGACAGGGTATAAGCTGCAAACTATGCCAGGGATAGACCTTATCACAGAAGCAAAGATTGTGTCTGAAATTGGTGATATTAACAGATTTCCAAATTCAGATAAGTTAGCTCGTTTTATGGGGTTAGCGCCTGTACATTTTAGTTCAGCAGGTAAAGGTAAGGAAGAAAGGTGTAGAAATGGAAACAGAGAGTTAAATGCTATATTTCATTTTTTGGCTATACAAATGGTAGCTGTATCACCTTCAGGAAAGCCAAGGCATCCAGTATTCAGAGAGTATTTTGAACAGAAGGTCAAAGAGGGTAAAAACAAGCCACAGGCTCTTATATGTATATCAAGAACGCTTGTAAGATTAATCTACGGTATGATGAAGACAAAGACAGAGTATAGACCGTATGAGAAGAAAGAAGAAGAAGGAAATAATTAG
- a CDS encoding helix-turn-helix domain-containing protein, with product MVYAYFIENTGGEFKDNSCLFRYIKEQNISEDNIYIDTADNKDELDALLENIEPGDAIVLRTVTDLAEKRSELLHLLKELQDFGILIHSIMEPFLNGLEYFDRLQGSIEISKYYAEKKRRLAFEEARKQGVVGRPKIPQEQIETALKLYASKLFTTEEIAKLSGVSSSTLYRALKEQGQLFRIYE from the coding sequence ATGGTATACGCATATTTTATTGAAAATACAGGCGGTGAGTTCAAAGATAACAGTTGCTTGTTTAGATATATAAAAGAACAGAATATATCAGAAGATAACATATACATTGATACAGCAGATAATAAAGATGAATTAGATGCGCTTTTAGAGAATATTGAGCCAGGGGATGCAATAGTATTAAGAACAGTAACAGATTTAGCAGAAAAGCGAAGTGAACTATTACATCTACTAAAGGAACTGCAAGACTTTGGTATCTTGATACATAGTATAATGGAGCCATTTCTAAATGGTTTAGAGTATTTCGACAGACTTCAAGGTTCAATAGAAATCAGTAAATATTATGCTGAGAAGAAAAGAAGATTAGCCTTTGAAGAGGCAAGAAAGCAAGGGGTAGTAGGAAGACCAAAGATACCTCAGGAACAGATAGAAACAGCATTAAAGCTGTATGCAAGCAAGTTATTTACCACAGAGGAAATTGCAAAGTTATCTGGGGTAAGCAGTAGCACCCTTTACAGAGCATTAAAGGAGCAGGGGCAGTTGTTTCGTATTTATGAATAG
- a CDS encoding polymorphic toxin-type HINT domain-containing protein, whose translation MATITLYAGKINQMPGLIKEVKKSVVDYKSELSALRKKTLNINRSVCNLDEVISSIQASSQTQDRKIDSLEKFCSESEKFISEVVRIDEEVAELINKRKENFYKEYYYLKPESEKSGWEKIKDGLKSVAEWCKENWKSIAKIVVAAVVIAGLGIAAALTGGILGVVLAGAFWGALAGGLIGGAVGGIAAAINGGSFLEGFADGALSGAISGAVTGAACAGLGALGALAGKSIQCMSTVGKAINVTSKVTAALSFGMDGFDMLAMGVSLFEPSNALVEFNRKLHSNAFYNGFQIAVNALAVFTAGAASTMKCFVAGTLILTATGLVAIENIKAGDKVIATNPETFEVAEKTVLETYVRETTELLNLTINGEVIKTTFEHPFYVKDVGFVEAGKLQVGDKLVDSRGNVLVLEGKKLEITDKPVKVYNFKVDNFHTYHVGENRVLVHNANKYVKGTSKTEIIGKPHASAQHQAFTMDEVNKLSSTGEFSKIYINKSLKTAGFNGTQKPDIIAVGKNGNGHIVEIAGPSQLSGKPKYALKNKFNTMLQNNPGMTGDLIFPEY comes from the coding sequence ATGGCAACTATAACGTTATATGCCGGAAAAATCAACCAAATGCCCGGATTGATAAAAGAAGTCAAGAAATCTGTGGTGGATTACAAGTCAGAATTATCCGCATTGAGAAAGAAAACTTTGAACATCAACAGAAGTGTATGCAATTTGGATGAAGTAATAAGTTCCATACAGGCATCTTCCCAGACTCAGGATAGAAAAATTGATTCACTTGAGAAATTCTGCAGTGAAAGTGAGAAGTTCATATCGGAAGTAGTACGTATTGATGAAGAAGTTGCTGAGCTTATCAATAAACGGAAAGAAAATTTTTACAAAGAATATTATTATTTAAAACCGGAAAGCGAGAAAAGCGGCTGGGAAAAAATCAAGGACGGCTTAAAGTCGGTTGCGGAGTGGTGTAAAGAGAATTGGAAATCCATTGCTAAAATAGTAGTTGCGGCGGTAGTTATTGCAGGATTGGGGATAGCGGCGGCTTTGACAGGCGGGATATTGGGAGTCGTACTGGCAGGAGCATTCTGGGGAGCATTGGCCGGAGGATTGATAGGGGGAGCGGTTGGAGGAATAGCCGCTGCGATAAATGGAGGATCGTTTCTGGAAGGATTTGCGGACGGCGCTTTAAGCGGAGCAATTTCCGGGGCTGTGACAGGAGCGGCATGTGCCGGGCTTGGTGCTTTGGGAGCTCTAGCAGGGAAAAGTATCCAATGCATGAGCACAGTGGGAAAAGCGATAAATGTTACATCAAAGGTTACGGCAGCACTCTCGTTTGGTATGGATGGATTTGACATGCTGGCAATGGGAGTATCATTGTTTGAACCATCCAATGCATTGGTTGAATTTAACCGGAAGCTGCATTCCAATGCATTTTATAACGGATTCCAGATTGCTGTAAACGCGCTGGCTGTTTTCACTGCCGGGGCGGCATCGACAATGAAGTGCTTTGTTGCAGGTACGCTGATATTAACTGCGACAGGCTTGGTTGCGATAGAGAATATCAAGGCAGGGGACAAGGTAATTGCGACGAATCCGGAGACTTTTGAAGTAGCCGAGAAGACAGTGCTTGAGACATATGTGAGAGAGACGACGGAGCTTTTGAATTTGACAATCAATGGAGAGGTAATCAAGACAACCTTTGAGCATCCGTTTTATGTTAAAGATGTGGGTTTTGTTGAAGCGGGAAAACTGCAAGTAGGAGATAAGTTGGTTGATTCAAGAGGTAATGTTTTAGTATTGGAAGGTAAAAAGCTTGAAATAACAGATAAGCCTGTAAAGGTTTACAATTTTAAGGTCGATAATTTTCATACGTATCATGTTGGCGAAAATAGGGTATTGGTTCATAATGCGAATAAGTATGTTAAGGGAACGAGTAAGACTGAGATAATTGGTAAGCCACATGCTTCAGCTCAACATCAAGCTTTTACTATGGACGAAGTAAATAAGTTATCTTCAACAGGTGAATTCTCAAAAATATACATAAATAAGTCTTTAAAAACTGCAGGTTTTAATGGAACACAAAAACCTGATATAATTGCAGTAGGGAAAAACGGAAATGGACATATTGTTGAGATTGCCGGTCCTAGTCAGTTATCAGGTAAACCTAAGTATGCTCTAAAGAACAAATTCAATACTATGTTACAAAATAACCCTGGAATGACTGGTGATTTGATATTCCCTGAATATTAA
- the tnpA gene encoding IS200/IS605-like element ISCth10 family transposase, producing MRDNASLAHTQWNCKYHIVFVPKYRRQVIYGKIKKDIGQILRKLCEMKGVEIIEASLCPDHIHMLVSIPPKISVSSFMGYLKGKSSLMIFDRHANLKYKYGNRHFWCRGYYVDTVGRNRKAIEQYIRRQLQEDIASDQISLNEYIDPFTGERVNKSKK from the coding sequence ATGCGTGATAATGCTAGTTTAGCACATACGCAATGGAATTGTAAATACCATATAGTATTTGTACCAAAATATAGGAGACAAGTAATATACGGTAAAATAAAGAAAGACATAGGGCAAATATTAAGAAAGCTATGCGAAATGAAAGGAGTAGAAATAATAGAAGCAAGCCTTTGTCCCGATCATATACATATGTTAGTTAGTATACCACCAAAAATAAGTGTATCAAGTTTTATGGGATATTTGAAAGGAAAAAGCTCGTTAATGATTTTTGATAGGCATGCAAATTTAAAGTATAAATATGGGAACAGACATTTTTGGTGCAGGGGATACTATGTAGACACAGTAGGAAGGAACAGAAAAGCAATTGAGCAATATATAAGGAGACAATTACAAGAAGATATAGCAAGCGACCAGATAAGTTTAAATGAGTATATAGACCCGTTTACGGGTGAGCGAGTAAATAAAAGCAAAAAATAA